The proteins below are encoded in one region of Methylomagnum ishizawai:
- a CDS encoding ShlB/FhaC/HecB family hemolysin secretion/activation protein, giving the protein MRKALFFVLLTCGRAVLADGPVPETATQAPVDFDIWAYRIDGNSVLADEALEHAVYPYTGPGRSIESVEQARKALEKLYHDKGYTTVLVDIPEQDVEEGLVVLQVTEGRVGRLNVTGSRYYSLGKIKAGVPSLAEGQVPHMPTVQKELAALAEESPDRNVTPVLRAGATPGKLDVELQVKDELPLHGGVEINTRNSADTTLTRLIGSIRYDNLWQMQHSASLQYQVSPENSDQVEVWSGTYALPIGLWDSRLAFYGVGISSNTDISTAGAMSVVGTGEIYGLRLVKPFGAGDGYYHSLTLGWDYKDFGQSILTGADTQATPIHYAPFMLGYNLIHRGEQRLSSVDLGLHFSIRGLGNNSQEFADKRYNAKPDYLYFTAEVKHQEILPYDIRFLIKANGQITDSPLISNEQFSAGGPLSVHGYHQTEVLGDDGISGSLELYTPKLLDSEYIQDFRLLGFMDGARLWVLQALPGSPGGYHLASAGAGFRMRAFHRMTNELDWSYPFSAINQVGVGEQRIDFKVAYEF; this is encoded by the coding sequence ATGCGGAAAGCCTTATTTTTTGTCTTGCTGACCTGCGGCCGGGCCGTGCTGGCGGACGGGCCGGTCCCGGAAACGGCGACCCAGGCTCCGGTCGATTTCGATATCTGGGCCTATAGGATCGACGGCAACAGCGTGCTGGCCGACGAAGCCCTGGAACACGCGGTCTATCCCTACACCGGGCCGGGGCGCTCCATCGAATCCGTGGAACAAGCCCGCAAGGCGCTGGAAAAGCTCTACCACGACAAGGGCTACACTACGGTCCTGGTCGATATCCCGGAACAGGACGTGGAGGAAGGGCTGGTGGTGTTGCAAGTCACCGAAGGCCGGGTGGGCCGTCTGAACGTCACCGGCTCCCGCTATTACTCGCTGGGCAAGATCAAGGCGGGCGTGCCCTCGCTGGCCGAGGGCCAGGTGCCGCATATGCCGACGGTGCAGAAGGAATTGGCGGCGCTGGCCGAGGAAAGCCCCGACCGCAACGTGACCCCGGTGCTGCGGGCCGGCGCGACCCCCGGCAAACTGGACGTGGAACTCCAGGTCAAGGACGAACTGCCCCTGCACGGCGGCGTGGAAATCAACACCCGCAACAGCGCCGACACCACCCTCACCCGCTTGATCGGCTCCATCCGCTACGACAACCTCTGGCAGATGCAGCACAGCGCCTCCCTGCAATACCAGGTGTCGCCCGAGAATTCCGACCAGGTCGAGGTCTGGTCCGGCACCTACGCCCTGCCCATCGGGCTATGGGATAGCCGCCTCGCGTTCTACGGCGTGGGGATTTCCTCGAACACCGATATCTCGACCGCCGGGGCCATGAGCGTGGTCGGCACCGGCGAAATCTACGGGCTGCGGCTGGTCAAGCCCTTCGGCGCGGGCGATGGCTATTACCACAGCCTCACCCTGGGCTGGGATTACAAGGATTTCGGCCAATCCATCCTGACCGGGGCCGACACCCAGGCCACCCCGATCCATTACGCCCCCTTCATGTTGGGCTACAACCTCATCCACCGCGGCGAGCAACGCCTGAGTTCGGTCGATCTGGGGCTGCATTTCTCGATCCGGGGCTTGGGCAACAACTCCCAGGAATTCGCCGACAAGCGCTATAACGCCAAGCCCGACTACCTGTATTTCACCGCCGAGGTGAAACATCAGGAAATCCTGCCCTACGACATCCGCTTCCTCATCAAGGCCAACGGCCAGATCACCGACTCGCCCTTGATTTCCAACGAGCAATTCTCGGCGGGCGGTCCCTTGAGCGTGCATGGCTACCACCAGACCGAAGTCCTGGGCGACGACGGCATCAGCGGCTCCTTGGAGCTTTACACCCCGAAGCTGCTGGACAGCGAATACATCCAGGATTTCAGGCTGTTGGGCTTCATGGACGGGGCGCGGCTGTGGGTGTTGCAAGCCTTGCCGGGAAGTCCTGGGGGCTACCATCTCGCCAGCGCCGGGGCCGGTTTCCGGATGCGGGCCTTCCATCGCATGACCAACGAACTCGATTGGTCCTATCCCTTCAGCGCCATCAACCAAGTGGGCGTCGGGGAACAGCGTATCGATTTCAAGGTGGCCTATGAGTTCTAA
- a CDS encoding EcsC family protein: MSAPPTFLSPEDRLDLQRAYASLEHPGFAIRLSNFVGMPIEQGFKLLPRRWHRRLHHYAEQAMWRALEAAVHCLKDKKGASSDRYYRFLGTASGAVGGFIGGPALLLELPFTTTVMLRAIADIARSQGEDLDDLETRMACLEVFALGGHAQDDDAADTGYYSLRLALEAPIAGASRYIAQNGAVRREGAPALVNTIVVVSRRFGVTLSEKAAAEIIPVIGAVGGAAINRLFVHHFQDVAHGHFTIRRLERKYGTRLIRAEYRKLAAPAPKLLFAPA, from the coding sequence ATGAGCGCCCCGCCCACCTTCCTTTCCCCCGAGGACCGGCTCGACCTGCAACGCGCCTACGCGTCCTTGGAGCATCCCGGCTTCGCCATCCGGCTGTCCAATTTCGTCGGGATGCCCATCGAACAGGGCTTCAAGCTGCTGCCCAGGCGTTGGCACCGCCGCCTGCACCATTACGCCGAACAGGCCATGTGGCGGGCGCTGGAGGCGGCGGTCCATTGCCTCAAGGATAAAAAAGGCGCGTCCTCCGACCGCTATTACCGGTTCCTGGGCACGGCCAGCGGCGCGGTGGGCGGCTTTATCGGCGGGCCGGCCCTGCTGTTGGAACTGCCCTTCACCACCACGGTCATGCTGCGGGCCATCGCCGATATCGCCCGCAGCCAGGGCGAGGACCTGGACGACCTGGAAACCCGCATGGCCTGCCTCGAAGTGTTCGCGCTGGGCGGGCACGCCCAGGACGACGACGCCGCCGACACCGGCTATTACAGCCTGCGGCTGGCCCTGGAAGCGCCCATCGCCGGGGCTTCGCGCTATATCGCCCAGAACGGCGCGGTCCGCCGCGAAGGCGCGCCGGCCCTGGTGAACACCATCGTGGTGGTCTCGCGCCGCTTCGGCGTCACGCTGTCGGAAAAAGCCGCCGCCGAGATCATCCCGGTGATCGGGGCCGTGGGCGGGGCCGCCATCAACCGCTTGTTCGTCCACCATTTCCAGGACGTGGCCCACGGCCATTTCACCATCCGCCGCCTGGAGCGCAAATACGGCACCCGCCTGATCCGCGCCGAATACCGCAAACTGGCCGCGCCTGCGCCCAAACTGTTGTTCGCGCCCGCCTGA
- a CDS encoding S8 family serine peptidase, giving the protein MKTKYMQSAYALACAAWLAAIHPAAALAAQPDLDQAVPQRLLIDTSSPTAHASLRASLEQQGMQVVSDHPGLNFMVVQTAQAGTASARSALAGLRADSRVARVAHDRVKRLINPQMQREMFGTAPFRKKLAALGAGQAAARAAADPALGLAGLMWNAQRIHAQQAWNQALGLGYQFIKVGVADTGLDYTHAELADKVDGVVDFTVNEQPNLCAYYGYPTDADLAKTLGASADLDFHGHGSWIGGNIAAALDGSGINGIAPGVQLVSLKIAQNCGYAYDSEILNAFAYAADHGIDVVSISFGGYLDRTDPEQDLLYNFYQRVVDYAWSRGTLIVAAAGNEHARIGMGGQVLSHGILDAPPGGTDYYGLWETPGGIPGVVMVSSTGNVVNGSADTCPADSLANGNHQWCKLKTDAHQPSGVGRKNQLAYYSNYGPRIDFAAPGGARKFNLPAIDNGGTEGWPWTGQGSMAGGSSVADGYNAWEVFSITSNYAQDIPCFTISGTVFPEKQCYGVIQGTSMATPHVSAVAALALSTHPAAWKDPAAVVSLLRAGAVPIANNRTRALSATDTSPGDLGGKACTYGYCHLGKQVISDLEAYGAGLIDAYGSVVQPR; this is encoded by the coding sequence ATGAAAACCAAATACATGCAATCCGCCTACGCCCTCGCCTGCGCCGCCTGGTTGGCCGCCATCCACCCGGCGGCGGCCTTGGCCGCCCAGCCCGACCTCGACCAGGCCGTGCCGCAACGCCTGCTCATCGACACTTCCAGTCCCACGGCCCACGCCTCGCTCCGCGCCTCCCTGGAACAACAGGGGATGCAGGTGGTGAGCGACCATCCCGGACTTAATTTCATGGTGGTCCAGACCGCCCAGGCCGGCACCGCGTCGGCCCGGAGCGCCCTGGCGGGCCTACGCGCCGACAGCCGGGTGGCGCGGGTCGCCCACGACCGGGTCAAGCGGCTGATCAATCCGCAAATGCAGCGGGAAATGTTCGGCACGGCCCCGTTCCGCAAAAAACTCGCCGCCCTGGGCGCGGGCCAAGCCGCGGCCCGCGCCGCCGCCGATCCCGCCCTGGGACTCGCGGGGTTGATGTGGAACGCCCAGCGCATCCACGCGCAGCAAGCCTGGAACCAAGCCCTGGGGCTGGGCTATCAATTCATCAAGGTCGGCGTGGCCGACACCGGGCTCGACTACACCCACGCCGAACTGGCCGACAAGGTGGACGGGGTGGTCGATTTCACCGTCAACGAACAGCCCAACCTCTGCGCCTACTACGGCTACCCGACCGACGCCGATCTCGCCAAGACCCTGGGCGCTTCGGCGGATTTGGACTTCCACGGCCATGGCAGCTGGATCGGCGGCAACATCGCCGCCGCGCTGGACGGCAGCGGCATCAACGGCATCGCGCCGGGGGTGCAATTGGTGTCGTTGAAGATCGCCCAGAACTGCGGCTACGCCTACGATTCCGAAATCCTCAACGCCTTCGCCTACGCCGCCGACCATGGCATCGACGTGGTCAGCATCTCCTTCGGCGGCTACCTGGACCGCACCGACCCCGAACAGGACCTGCTCTATAACTTCTACCAGCGGGTGGTGGACTACGCCTGGAGCCGGGGCACCTTGATCGTGGCGGCGGCGGGCAACGAACATGCCCGCATCGGCATGGGCGGACAGGTGTTGAGCCATGGCATCCTCGATGCGCCGCCGGGCGGCACCGACTATTACGGCCTGTGGGAAACACCGGGCGGCATCCCCGGCGTGGTCATGGTGTCCTCCACCGGGAACGTGGTGAACGGGTCCGCGGACACCTGCCCCGCCGATTCCCTGGCCAATGGCAACCACCAATGGTGCAAGCTGAAGACCGACGCCCACCAGCCCAGCGGCGTCGGCAGGAAGAACCAACTGGCCTATTACAGCAACTACGGCCCCCGCATCGATTTCGCCGCCCCCGGCGGGGCCCGCAAGTTCAACCTGCCCGCCATCGACAACGGCGGCACCGAGGGCTGGCCCTGGACCGGCCAGGGTTCGATGGCCGGGGGCAGCTCGGTCGCCGATGGCTACAACGCCTGGGAGGTTTTTTCCATCACCTCCAATTACGCCCAGGATATCCCCTGCTTCACGATCAGCGGCACCGTGTTCCCTGAAAAGCAGTGCTACGGGGTGATCCAGGGCACTTCCATGGCCACGCCGCATGTGTCGGCGGTCGCCGCCCTGGCCTTGAGCACCCATCCCGCGGCCTGGAAAGACCCGGCGGCGGTGGTCTCGCTGCTGCGGGCCGGTGCCGTGCCCATCGCCAACAACCGGACCCGCGCCCTCAGCGCGACCGACACCTCGCCCGGCGACCTGGGCGGAAAGGCTTGCACCTATGGCTATTGCCACCTGGGCAAGCAGGTCATCAGCGACCTCGAAGCCTATGGCGCGGGCTTGATCGACGCCTACGGCAGCGTCGTCCAGCCGCGATAG
- the cax gene encoding calcium/proton exchanger: MKFLFLFLPLAWLLDRSGQSPAALTFAAAALAIVPLSALMVDATEQLSHRTGQTVGGLLNATFGNAPELIISLMALRAGLLDVVKASIVGVVLGNLLFVLGLSFLIGGLKYRVQKFNRRGARVQRSMLMLAVFSMVVPSLFDSFVSPEFADLGDGLNLGVAWVLLTAYALNLVFMLKTHPDYFEAKGRDAAVEPEEAHWPVWAALGVLLAASVALAFMSEILVGTIEPTARSLHMSKAFIGVIVIALVGGAPESVAAVAMARKNKLDLTMGIAVGSSIQIALFVAPTLMLSSYFLAPKPLNLVIGNAGMVLVLLSVLIFSMIVSDGKSNWFKGVQLLSVYLLIALFCYYLPDSPAIPWIKP; the protein is encoded by the coding sequence ATGAAATTCCTGTTCCTGTTCCTACCCCTGGCCTGGCTGCTGGATCGATCCGGCCAGTCGCCCGCCGCCCTCACCTTCGCCGCCGCCGCCCTCGCCATCGTGCCCTTATCGGCGCTGATGGTGGACGCCACCGAGCAACTGTCCCACCGCACCGGGCAGACCGTGGGCGGACTCCTCAACGCCACCTTCGGCAACGCCCCGGAACTCATCATCTCGCTGATGGCGCTCCGGGCCGGTTTGCTGGACGTGGTGAAAGCCTCCATCGTCGGCGTGGTCCTGGGCAATCTGCTGTTCGTGCTGGGCCTTTCGTTCCTGATCGGCGGCCTGAAATACCGGGTGCAGAAATTCAACCGCCGCGGCGCCCGCGTACAGCGCTCGATGCTGATGCTGGCGGTGTTCAGCATGGTGGTGCCCAGCCTGTTCGATAGCTTCGTCTCGCCCGAATTCGCCGACCTCGGCGACGGGCTCAACCTGGGCGTGGCCTGGGTCCTCCTGACCGCCTACGCCCTCAACTTGGTGTTCATGCTCAAGACCCACCCCGATTATTTCGAGGCCAAGGGCCGGGACGCGGCGGTGGAACCGGAAGAGGCGCATTGGCCGGTGTGGGCGGCGCTGGGGGTGCTGCTGGCGGCCTCGGTGGCGCTGGCCTTCATGAGCGAAATCCTGGTCGGCACCATCGAACCCACCGCCCGGAGCCTGCATATGTCCAAGGCTTTCATCGGCGTGATCGTCATCGCCCTGGTCGGCGGCGCCCCAGAAAGCGTCGCCGCCGTGGCCATGGCCCGCAAGAACAAGCTCGACCTCACCATGGGCATCGCCGTGGGCAGCAGCATCCAGATCGCCTTGTTCGTCGCGCCGACCCTGATGCTCAGCAGCTATTTCCTGGCCCCCAAGCCCTTGAATTTGGTGATCGGCAACGCCGGGATGGTGCTGGTCCTGTTGTCGGTGCTGATCTTCTCGATGATCGTCAGCGACGGCAAATCCAACTGGTTCAAGGGCGTGCAGCTCCTGAGCGTCTACCTCCTGATCGCCTTGTTCTGCTACTACCTGCCCGATAGTCCGGCCATCCCCTGGATCAAACCCTGA
- a CDS encoding substrate-binding domain-containing protein, with protein sequence MKLKALSFAIAAATVLPQTTFAALPNGGVDPTTVASQYILRYAGSSATDNLTFDAMLKDICASNITVLNKPTNTTVTKSDGTTGILPKLGNYFGVACKAKTTAQNSKIDSTISGQDILLVKRSEGGSAYGVQTLISNTPVAQIDPASCVADGTYVSPIVGTVDAVKCSNSGTASTAANVVPDAGVSDVDPAMFRGVNVPVGFTGVTTTSSSAAFGTVKSVVGQVFGVVVNTNLRDALQVAQGLKTGGASCKGLDTEICMPSMSKQLLASLFTGKVTQWNQIQVNGKPFTDAAVIPGITLPTPVVSSGSSFYPVKVCRRTPGSGTQAAINNVILDTPCNGGGLTPLTGNTSNVTQGSGSGDAINCLKAWNTGTQQVIATDKSPGSVTVPSKAGDTGWAVGLMGLEKADANFKFIKIDGIAPTLKNAHDGKYPLWAEATIQWRTDLTPASKVGFAQTFKNLVGSASTLANLNSLLPAPTYMALSTVTGQTPDAVLKLTNPVIPYTRTTTNTDNCRVPSMNAAYNSKTPGF encoded by the coding sequence ATGAAATTAAAAGCTCTTTCCTTCGCCATCGCCGCGGCGACCGTGCTGCCGCAAACTACTTTCGCGGCCCTGCCGAACGGTGGCGTGGACCCGACCACCGTGGCCAGCCAATATATCCTGCGCTATGCCGGTTCTTCGGCGACGGATAACCTGACCTTCGACGCCATGTTGAAGGATATTTGCGCCAGCAATATCACCGTCCTGAACAAGCCCACCAACACCACCGTGACCAAAAGCGATGGCACCACGGGCATCCTGCCCAAGCTGGGCAATTATTTCGGCGTCGCTTGCAAAGCCAAGACCACCGCGCAGAACAGCAAGATCGACAGCACCATTTCCGGCCAGGACATCCTCTTGGTGAAGCGCTCCGAAGGCGGTTCCGCCTATGGCGTGCAGACCCTGATCAGCAACACCCCGGTCGCCCAGATCGATCCGGCCTCCTGCGTCGCCGATGGCACCTATGTTTCGCCCATCGTCGGCACCGTGGACGCGGTCAAGTGCAGTAACAGCGGCACCGCCAGCACCGCCGCCAACGTCGTGCCCGACGCCGGCGTGTCCGATGTCGATCCCGCCATGTTCCGCGGCGTCAACGTGCCGGTCGGCTTCACCGGCGTCACCACCACCTCTTCCTCCGCCGCCTTCGGCACCGTCAAGAGCGTGGTGGGCCAGGTGTTCGGCGTGGTGGTCAACACCAATCTGCGCGACGCCCTCCAGGTCGCCCAGGGCTTGAAGACCGGCGGCGCGAGTTGCAAAGGCCTGGATACCGAGATTTGTATGCCGTCCATGAGCAAGCAACTGCTCGCCAGCTTGTTCACCGGCAAGGTGACCCAGTGGAACCAAATCCAGGTCAACGGCAAGCCCTTTACCGATGCGGCCGTCATCCCCGGCATCACCCTGCCGACCCCGGTGGTCTCTTCCGGTTCCTCTTTCTATCCGGTCAAGGTTTGCCGCCGCACCCCCGGTTCCGGCACCCAGGCCGCCATCAACAACGTGATCCTGGACACCCCGTGCAACGGCGGTGGCCTGACCCCGCTGACCGGCAATACCAGCAACGTGACCCAGGGTTCGGGTTCCGGCGACGCCATCAACTGCTTGAAGGCTTGGAACACCGGCACCCAGCAAGTCATCGCCACCGACAAGAGCCCAGGCAGCGTGACCGTGCCCAGCAAGGCCGGCGACACCGGCTGGGCCGTGGGCCTGATGGGTCTGGAAAAGGCCGACGCCAACTTCAAGTTCATCAAGATCGATGGCATCGCCCCCACACTCAAGAACGCGCATGACGGCAAGTACCCGCTGTGGGCCGAAGCCACCATCCAATGGCGCACCGACCTGACCCCCGCATCCAAGGTCGGTTTCGCCCAGACCTTCAAGAACCTGGTCGGCAGCGCCAGCACCCTGGCCAACCTGAACAGCCTGTTGCCGGCCCCGACCTATATGGCCCTGTCCACCGTGACCGGCCAGACCCCGGACGCCGTGTTGAAGCTCACCAACCCGGTGATCCCGTATACCCGGACCACCACCAACACGGACAACTGCCGTGTGCCGTCCATGAACGCGGCCTACAACAGCAAGACACCGGGCTTCTAA
- a CDS encoding putative porin: MILRKTLAAVMVGGLISSTVSAAEPREEILKVKKSTFTNLVDLLVQRGVLDKKDAQGLITEAEAEAKAAESAQSAPPQAQGVPAPVGKDGKKSKYVGYVPEFVKQEIRDQVRAELKDDVLKDVKQTAKKERWGIPDALPDWITRINPYFDMRLRVADDFYQSTNAPAYDWMAINQAGGISQAMAKNQAFLNTTVDRLRLRERFRIGFDAQINESLKAGFRFATSNQYNPVSNNQTLGNTGQSWQFAIDRAFLQYDFNDQGNDWVTVWGGRMPNPFVSTDVVFDPDLSFEGFAGTFRWNFAPRPVATAYTSNTQSGPFGINMGPQHPNTVYATAGVFPIQEVNFSSRDKWLFGYQMGADWLYNDEVRFKLAGAYYDYDNISAKRNIYDSLEYNYTAPQFMQKGNTLVAINDAKNQPDCNTGTLGSQNVCLVGLASGFQIVNATATVDYARFAPIHVMLTGDYAKNLGFNKQKIMNQFGENLAAHTNAYQVRMDVGRPVIRQLLDWNMYFAYRYIEADAVLDAFTDSVFHQGGTDAKGWVLGAQVGLFTNAWMNLRWFSTDAINGPPLSIDTLTADFNARF; the protein is encoded by the coding sequence ATGATCCTTAGGAAGACATTGGCCGCCGTCATGGTGGGCGGCCTTATCAGTTCCACCGTGTCCGCCGCCGAGCCACGGGAGGAAATCCTCAAAGTCAAGAAATCCACCTTCACCAACCTGGTCGATCTGCTGGTACAGCGCGGGGTTTTGGACAAGAAGGACGCCCAGGGACTCATCACCGAGGCGGAGGCGGAAGCCAAGGCCGCCGAATCGGCCCAGTCCGCCCCGCCCCAGGCGCAGGGCGTCCCGGCTCCGGTGGGCAAGGATGGCAAGAAATCCAAGTACGTCGGCTATGTGCCGGAGTTCGTGAAGCAGGAAATCCGCGACCAGGTCCGCGCCGAACTCAAGGACGATGTGCTGAAGGATGTGAAGCAGACCGCCAAGAAGGAGCGTTGGGGCATCCCCGACGCCCTGCCGGATTGGATCACCCGCATCAATCCCTATTTCGATATGCGCCTGCGGGTGGCGGACGATTTCTACCAATCCACCAACGCCCCGGCCTACGACTGGATGGCGATCAACCAGGCCGGCGGTATCTCCCAGGCCATGGCCAAGAACCAGGCCTTCCTCAACACCACGGTGGACCGGCTCAGGCTGCGCGAGCGTTTCCGCATCGGCTTCGACGCCCAGATCAACGAATCCCTGAAGGCCGGGTTCCGCTTCGCCACCAGCAACCAATACAACCCGGTGTCGAACAACCAGACCCTCGGCAATACCGGGCAGTCCTGGCAGTTCGCCATCGACCGCGCCTTCCTGCAATACGATTTCAACGACCAGGGCAACGATTGGGTCACGGTCTGGGGCGGGCGCATGCCCAATCCCTTCGTCAGCACCGACGTGGTGTTCGACCCCGACCTCAGCTTCGAGGGCTTCGCGGGCACCTTCCGCTGGAACTTCGCGCCGCGCCCGGTGGCGACGGCCTATACCAGCAACACCCAGTCGGGGCCGTTCGGCATCAATATGGGGCCGCAGCATCCCAATACCGTGTACGCCACGGCGGGTGTGTTCCCGATCCAGGAAGTCAATTTCTCCAGCCGCGACAAATGGCTGTTCGGCTACCAGATGGGGGCCGATTGGCTCTACAACGACGAAGTCCGCTTCAAACTGGCCGGCGCCTATTACGACTACGACAACATCTCGGCCAAGCGCAACATCTACGACAGCCTGGAATACAACTACACCGCCCCGCAGTTCATGCAGAAGGGCAATACCCTGGTGGCGATCAACGACGCCAAGAACCAGCCGGATTGCAACACCGGCACCTTGGGCAGCCAGAACGTGTGCTTGGTGGGCCTGGCCTCGGGCTTCCAGATCGTCAACGCCACGGCGACGGTGGATTACGCCCGTTTCGCGCCCATCCATGTGATGCTGACCGGCGACTACGCCAAGAACCTGGGCTTCAACAAGCAGAAGATCATGAACCAATTCGGCGAGAACCTCGCCGCCCACACCAACGCCTATCAGGTCCGCATGGACGTGGGCCGCCCGGTCATCCGCCAGTTGTTGGATTGGAACATGTATTTCGCCTACCGCTATATCGAGGCCGACGCGGTGCTGGACGCCTTCACCGATTCGGTCTTCCACCAGGGCGGCACCGACGCCAAGGGCTGGGTACTGGGGGCGCAGGTCGGGCTGTTCACCAACGCCTGGATGAACCTGCGCTGGTTCAGCACCGACGCCATCAATGGCCCGCCCTTGAGCATCGACACCTTGACGGCGGACTTCAACGCGAGGTTCTAA
- the phoU gene encoding phosphate signaling complex protein PhoU, translated as MPEPFDSHTVKRYDGELNHLHYLVLDMGGRVLEQIRAALAAFKNRDVEEARRVVASDRAVDQMEVQADDDIVKLIARRAPVGSDLRMVMAVSKSISDLERIGDEAVRIASLAIQLFGSEGGDPGHRLLRDVNRMGELAVSTLAEALEVFEVWDEAKARHVLANYHEMEEEFQADLRRLMTYIIEDSRNIGFTIGVVLAIKALERIGHHAHNLAEYVIFQVKGEDIRADD; from the coding sequence ATGCCCGAGCCTTTCGACAGCCACACCGTCAAGCGCTATGACGGCGAACTGAACCACCTGCATTATCTGGTCCTCGACATGGGGGGACGGGTCCTCGAACAAATCCGCGCCGCCCTGGCCGCGTTCAAGAACCGCGACGTGGAGGAGGCCCGGCGGGTCGTGGCCTCCGACCGCGCCGTGGACCAGATGGAAGTGCAGGCCGACGACGATATCGTCAAGCTCATCGCCCGCCGCGCCCCGGTGGGGAGCGATCTGCGCATGGTGATGGCGGTGTCCAAGAGCATCAGCGACCTGGAGCGGATCGGCGACGAGGCGGTGAGGATCGCCAGCCTCGCCATCCAGCTGTTCGGCTCCGAGGGCGGCGACCCCGGCCACCGCCTGCTGCGCGATGTCAACCGCATGGGGGAACTGGCGGTATCGACCCTGGCCGAGGCGCTGGAAGTGTTCGAGGTCTGGGACGAAGCCAAGGCCCGCCATGTGCTGGCGAACTATCACGAGATGGAGGAGGAATTCCAGGCCGACCTCCGGCGCTTGATGACCTATATCATCGAGGATTCGCGCAATATCGGCTTCACCATCGGCGTGGTGCTGGCCATCAAGGCCCTGGAGCGCATCGGCCACCATGCCCACAACCTGGCCGAATACGTGATCTTCCAGGTCAAGGGCGAGGATATCCGGGCCGACGATTGA
- a CDS encoding aspartate carbamoyltransferase yields the protein MDADHPPLPAHEDRALTTPTPLPFGLLLAVACLSAPPTAAEPDTARQAEVAGRGAQVMPFDLEKTRHIFTPTAEGGIQQVVVLDPQDRAQTEAIRQHLAAIAAGFRRGDFSGPLAIHGEGMPGLARLRQAQPGELDIAYREVADGGEIRYSSKTPAVVAAIHQYFEAQLADHGRHAMPGHPYHHP from the coding sequence ATGGACGCCGACCACCCCCCGCTTCCCGCCCATGAGGACCGCGCTTTGACCACGCCCACCCCGCTCCCCTTTGGATTGCTCCTGGCCGTTGCCTGCCTGTCCGCGCCGCCCACGGCGGCGGAACCCGATACCGCCCGCCAAGCCGAAGTGGCCGGGCGCGGTGCCCAAGTCATGCCGTTCGACCTGGAAAAAACCCGGCATATCTTCACCCCCACCGCAGAGGGCGGCATCCAGCAAGTCGTGGTCCTCGACCCCCAGGACCGGGCGCAGACCGAGGCGATCCGCCAGCATCTCGCGGCCATCGCGGCGGGATTCCGGCGCGGCGATTTCTCCGGTCCCCTCGCCATCCACGGCGAAGGAATGCCGGGACTGGCCCGGTTGCGGCAAGCCCAACCGGGCGAACTCGACATCGCCTACCGGGAGGTGGCGGACGGCGGGGAAATCCGCTATTCCAGCAAGACACCGGCGGTGGTGGCGGCGATCCACCAGTATTTCGAGGCCCAGCTCGCCGACCATGGCCGCCACGCCATGCCGGGGCATCCGTACCACCATCCCTAA